The genomic stretch CTATTTTGTTGCGCTCAGGTGGTGAGAGAGTGATCCAATGAGCGCAACATTAAAACCCACGAAATAATCCTGTTTTCTCCGTGTTGCTTTCCCGTTTGTCGTCGCCAAAAGCGCTGATGCGCAACCGTTACCGCACAGCAAATCGCCAGCCGGATGAATTTACACCACAACCGCGTTTTTATTGACCGGACAACGGTAAATTGTCGTCGATCGTAGTTGAAATGAGGGGTTTAAAGGCCGGATAATCGTTTGCTTAATTATTTAGTCCCGCCATCCGCGATGTGAGTTAAACGTTTGCCTTGTAGATCTGACGCTGATTTCGGCGGTTTCAGGCTACGGGTAAGGAAGCGAACGTGAAGAAACGATTTCATAATGACCACGCCGGCTAATCAGTAAAGACATTCAGAGGATTTTCCATGTCGAGTCAACACCCTCAGACGGGCAGCGCTGTTGCGCCAAAAGGCCCGTTTGATGCATTTTTCAAAATCAGTGCGCGTGGCAGCAACGTCCGTCAGGAAGTGATCGCCGGTTTAACGACGTTTCTGGCGATGGTCTATTCGGTGATTGTTGTGCCGTCCATGCTGGGTAAAGCCGGGTTTTCACCGAGCGCGGTGTTTGTCGCGACGTGTCTGGTTGCCGGTTTTGGCTCCCTGCTGATGGGCTTGTGGGCAAATCTGCCGCTGGCGATTGGCTGTGCAATTTCTCTGACGGCGTTTACGGCATTCAGCCTGGTGCTCGGCCAGCACATCAGCGTACCGGTGGCGTTAGGCGCGGTGTTCCTGATGGGCGTGCTGTTCACGATTATCTCAGTCACGGGCATCCGCTCGTGGATTTTGCGCAACCTGCCGGCCGGCGTTGCGCATGGAACCGGCATCGGTATCGGCCTGTTCCTGTTGTTAATCGCTGCTAACGGCGTTGGCCTGGTGGTGAAAAACCCGCTGGACGGTTTGCCGGTCGCGCTGGGCGCATTTACCTCTTTCCCGGTGGTGATGACGTTGCTCGGTCTGGCGGTGATCTTCGGTTTTGAGAAACTGCGTGTTCCCGGCGGCATTTTGCTGGTGATCATCGCGATTTCCATTATTGGCCTGATTTTCGACCCAGCGGTGAAATATCAGGGTCTGTTCGCGATGCCTTCACTGGCAGGCGCAGACGGCAAATCCGTGATTTTCGATCTCGATATCATGGGCGCGCTGAAAGCCGCGGTGCTGCCAAGCGTTCTGGCGCTGGTGATGACGGCGGTCTTTGATGCCACCGGCACCATCCGCGCCGTCGCCGGGCAGGCAAACCTGCTCGATGAAAACGGTCAGATCATCAGCGGCGGCAAAGCCCTGACGGCGGACTCCGTGAGCAGCATTTTTGCCTCACTGGTCGGCGCGTCACCGGCG from Rahnella sikkimica encodes the following:
- a CDS encoding NCS2 family permease, translating into MSSQHPQTGSAVAPKGPFDAFFKISARGSNVRQEVIAGLTTFLAMVYSVIVVPSMLGKAGFSPSAVFVATCLVAGFGSLLMGLWANLPLAIGCAISLTAFTAFSLVLGQHISVPVALGAVFLMGVLFTIISVTGIRSWILRNLPAGVAHGTGIGIGLFLLLIAANGVGLVVKNPLDGLPVALGAFTSFPVVMTLLGLAVIFGFEKLRVPGGILLVIIAISIIGLIFDPAVKYQGLFAMPSLAGADGKSVIFDLDIMGALKAAVLPSVLALVMTAVFDATGTIRAVAGQANLLDENGQIISGGKALTADSVSSIFASLVGASPAAVYIESAAGTAAGGKTGLTATVVGILFLLMLFLSPLSYLVPAYATAPALMYVGLLMLSNVTKLDFNDFVDAMSGLLCAVFIVLTCNIVTGIMLGFSALVIGRIFSGEWRKLNVGTVIIAVALVVFYAGGWAI